The genomic region CCCGGTCTATGGATGTATTATGACTGTGTGCAATTCTCACCGGTACATTCGCTCTCTTAGCCGCCAGGAGTGGCAGATAGCTCATGGAATCTATATGCGAGTGCATAATCTGGTACTCCAGATGTTCTTCAAAAAACTTATCCATCCATCTAAAATACTGTATGTAATTCTGTGGATAAAGCCTTGGTGCATAATACATCCTGCCTCCAAGAGACAGAATCTCATCGTCGTAATCACTCTTATATGGACGATGGGTCAGAAAATCAAATTGTATCTTCGTTCTATCTATATTCCTATAATAATTCATAAGCATCGTCTCTAAGCCGGCACGATGCATATCGTTTACTACTTGTAGTATTCTCATTATAAAAACTATTTGCTCCTCTCCTTCTACCCTCTATACCGGCTCAAAAAATGTATCCGGCTGTTCTGGATTAAATACTTCATTGCAGGTCATCACAGTAACAAGATTTTCCGTATCACTCAGATTAATAATATTATGCGTCCAGCCAGGAATCATATGAATTGCTTCAATCTTCCCTCCAGACACTTCAAATTCAACCATTTTTCCTGTATTAATATTACGTTCCTGGATCAATCCGTGTCCTGCAACTACAATGAATAATTCCCACTTGGAATTATGCCAGTGCTGTCCCTTGGTAATGCCCGGCTTGCTGATATTAATAGAAACCTGCCCACAGTCTTCTGTATGTACCAGCTCTGTAAATGAACCTCTATCATCTACATTCATCTTCAGCGCGTACTTAAATTTGTCCGTTGGAAGATTTGTCAGATACAGACTGTACAGTTTCTTAGCAAAAGAACCTTCCTGCATCTTCGGCATTGTCAGTGTTACCGGCTGTTCTTTAAACTGCTGTAATAAATCAACAATCTCTCCCAATGTCACTTTATGTGTAACCGGCACATAACAATAACGTCCAGCCTCATCTGCTACTGTCTCCACTCCGTCAAATTCACAATGCTGTTCTTTTCCTTCCAGAAGATCGAACATTCCTTCCACAAGATCATCAATATATAATAATTCCAGCTCTGTTGATGGATCATTCACAGTAAAGTCTGTACATCAATCATGGATGCCGTACCATTCTTCAATCTCTTGAAAATCTCTTTCTGGGCGTCCGTTACTTTTTCGCTGTTTTCCAGCCAGGCATGTGCGTCACAGAACTGTGCGATTGTAAATTTCAGCAGTTCGAAAGCATTCTCAAATGTGCGTCCGTCAACATCTTTGAATGACAGGAAGATAACAGGGCACTGGTTCATCCATTTTTCACACAGCATCTTATTATTTTTTGCGACCTTCAGCCCGTCAAACATTATCATGCTATCTTTTTCAATATCAAAAAAGATGCCAGCATACTCATAGCCATCGTTTTTCCAAATCTTCTTGGTCTGGTTATCAGCGTTACTTTTGTTGCTTCGTTTTTCAGAATATCTGTGATCAATCCTGATTTATCAATGTAGTAATAGCCTTTTTCCCGTATTTCTTCAAAATCCGATATTCCCACCGGTATCATCAGATTCTTCACACCGACACCTCTCCTTTCTTTGCAAATACACGATCCTGTGTTATTCTATAAATGCTTCTATCGTCTGTTGGTTTGCCACCCTACTCTTCCATCTCTTCTTCATAATACTTGATCAGTGCCTGTGTTCCGAGATTGCCGTATCCTTCTGCCTGCAGCATCTCATAATTAGCCAGTACCTGGCTTAATACATCCAGACTTATGTTGCTCATATTTGCTTCAGTCAGCGCAAGCTTCATATCTTTGATGAAATGCTTCATGAAGAATCCCGGTGCATAATCTCCTGCCAGGATCTTTGGTCCGAATGTGTCCAGCTGTTTACTTCCAGCTGCCCCGGTCGATACGGAGTTAAGTACCGTCTGCAGATCCAGCCCTTTCGCCTTTGCATAGGTCAGAGCTTCGCATACACCGGATAACGTTCCGGCGATCATGATCTGGTTCGCAAGCTTGGCATGCTGACCGCTTCCTGCTGCCCCCTGATAGTTAATATTCGTTCCCATTGCTTTGAATAACGGTATACATGCTTCGTAGTCTTCTCTGGAACCACCAACAAGAATGGATAAGGTTCCCGCTTTTGCCCCAGTATCTCCGCCTGTTACCGGTGCATCCAGTACATGGAAGCCTCTCTTGGTTCCCTCTTCTGCAATCTTCTGATCCAGCATCGGACTTGTGGTCGTCATATCGATCAGGTATGCACCTTCTTTTGCACTGTCCAGGATATTTCCTTTGTCGAAGTATACTTCTTCTACGTCAACAGGGAATCCTACGATCGTGATAACCGCATCGCAGTCTTTCACACAGTCTGCGATCGTCTCGTGGAAAATTGCTCCTTCACTGATCACATCTTCTACTTTGGATCTGGTTCTTGCATAAATGTGTAATTCAAATCCTGCTTTCATGAGGTTGCGGACCATGGATTTTCCCATGATGCCAACGCCGATGAATCCTATTTTTTTCATATGATTGTTCCTCCGTGTATCTGTTATGATAAACTTTTCATTACGTTGCATCTTTTTTTATAAAATGCGATGCCATACCGCAGCACTTCATTAATCCCTTCGTCCTTTAATTCTTCATCATAATGACTATTTTCGATCTGCCCAAGTGCTTTTTCACATGCTTTTTGCAAATTTTCATCTTCTGCATATTTTATCTCTATGATTTTTCTTACCATAATGCTTTTTCTTCTACCTTCTCCACAACTTCGCCCTGCTTCTTATAGATACTGTTGCCCGGTACGAATCCTCTGACGCTTGACAATGGGTAGATGTTGCTGTGGCTTCCGATCACGGTTCCCGGATTCAATACGCTGCCGCAGCCGACTTCTACTTCGTCTCCGAGCATGGCTCCGAATTTCTTAAGACCTGTCTCGATTCTTTCGTCTCCGGCTTTTACTACGACGAGCTTTTTGTCGGATTTGACATTGGATGTGATGGATCCGGCTCCCATGTGGGATTTGTAGCCGAGGATGGAATCTCCCACGTAGTTATAGTGCGGCACCTGTACTTTATTGAACAGGATGACGTTCTTAAGTTCTGTCGAGTTACCTACGACTGCGCCTTCGCCGACGATCGCATTTCCGCGGATGAATGCGCACTGACGGACTTCTGCGTTCTTTCCGATGATCGCCGGTCCGTGGATGTAGGCTGTCTGGAATACGGTTGCGGATTTGGCGATCCAAACGTCTTCGCCGACCTGATCGTATTCATCTGCCGGAAGGGTCTTTCCGAGTTCTTTGATGAAGCCGCTGATCTTTGGAAGGATTTCCCATGGGTAGGTGGCTCCTTCGAAGATGTCTTTTGCGATGGTTTCATCCATG from Dorea longicatena harbors:
- a CDS encoding AAA family ATPase, translating into MKNLMIPVGISDFEEIREKGYYYIDKSGLITDILKNEATKVTLITRPRRFGKTMAMSMLASFLILKKIA
- a CDS encoding NAD(P)-dependent oxidoreductase; protein product: MQRNEKFIITDTRRNNHMKKIGFIGVGIMGKSMVRNLMKAGFELHIYARTRSKVEDVISEGAIFHETIADCVKDCDAVITIVGFPVDVEEVYFDKGNILDSAKEGAYLIDMTTTSPMLDQKIAEEGTKRGFHVLDAPVTGGDTGAKAGTLSILVGGSREDYEACIPLFKAMGTNINYQGAAGSGQHAKLANQIMIAGTLSGVCEALTYAKAKGLDLQTVLNSVSTGAAGSKQLDTFGPKILAGDYAPGFFMKHFIKDMKLALTEANMSNISLDVLSQVLANYEMLQAEGYGNLGTQALIKYYEEEMEE
- a CDS encoding PD-(D/E)XK nuclease domain-containing protein, which produces MVRKIIEIKYAEDENLQKACEKALGQIENSHYDEELKDEGINEVLRYGIAFYKKRCNVMKSLS
- a CDS encoding UDP-N-acetylglucosamine pyrophosphorylase; the encoded protein is MSEQLTIKNLYNHMDETIAKDIFEGATYPWEILPKISGFIKELGKTLPADEYDQVGEDVWIAKSATVFQTAYIHGPAIIGKNAEVRQCAFIRGNAIVGEGAVVGNSTELKNVILFNKVQVPHYNYVGDSILGYKSHMGAGSITSNVKSDKKLVVVKAGDERIETGLKKFGAMLGDEVEVGCGSVLNPGTVIGSHSNIYPLSSVRGFVPGNSIYKKQGEVVEKVEEKALW